In Scophthalmus maximus strain ysfricsl-2021 chromosome 5, ASM2237912v1, whole genome shotgun sequence, a single window of DNA contains:
- the aldh9a1b gene encoding 4-trimethylaminobutyraldehyde dehydrogenase B, which yields MLQRLAVSLRRPATAPLAAAAVRCASSGSVDVTVPLNFWAGKRRTSRGKHSEETVYEPATGRVLCHLEPCGAADVDQAVESAKLAFGHWSKLSGMERARVMIEAAHIIEGRREEIAEMEVVNNGKSITEARLDVDSGRLCIEYYAAMASTLAGQHVQLPGGSFAYTRREPLGVCVGIGAWNYPFQIAAWKSAPALACGNSMVFKPSQVTPVTAVMLAEIYEKAGAPEGLFNVVQGRQETGSLLCHHPDVAKVSFTGSVSTGKKIMEMASKGVKPVTLELGGKSPLLIFQDSDLENPVRGALMANFLSQGQVCSNGTRVYVQKDILAEFVDRVVKRTQAIEIGDPLLESTRMGALVSQPHLEKVLSYVDQAKKEGATVLCGGEHFVPSDPKLKGGYYMTPCVLGDCTDEMSCVKEEIFGPVMSVLSFETEEEVLQRANNTTLGLAAGVFTKDVNRAHRVVEHLKAGSCFINNYNITPVEVPFGGFKMSGIGRENGQVTIEYYSQLKTVYVEMGDVDSLF from the exons ATGCTCCAGAGGCTGGCTGTGTCCCTGCGGCGGCCCGCTACCGCTCCCCTTGCGGCGGCGGCGGTACGATGCGCCTCGTCGGGCTCAGTGGACGTCACGGTCCCGCTGAACTTCTGGGCTGGGAAGAGAAGGACGAGCCGAGGGAAACACAGCGAGGAAACCGTCTATGAACCTGCAACAG GGCGAGTCTTGTGCCATTTGGAGCCGTGTGGAGCTGCGGATGTCGATCAGGCCGTGGAATCTGCCAAGTTGGCCTTCGGCCACTGGAGCAAACTGTCTGGGATGGAGAGGGCAAGGGTCATGATAGAAGCTGCCCATATAATTGAG ggcaggagagaggagatcgCTGAAATGGAGGTGGTCAACAATGGGAAGTCCATCACGGAGGCCCGTCTGGACGTGGACTCTGGTAGACTGTGTATAGAGTACTACGCAGCAATGGCCAGCACTCTGGCAG GCCAGCATGTGCAGTTGCCCGGAGGGTCCTTTGCCTACACCCGCAGGGAGCCTTTGGGGGTCTGTGTCGGCATTGGCGCTTGGAATTATCCTTTTCAGATAGCTGCCTGGAAATCGGCTCCAGCCCTGGCCTGTG gcaacTCCATGGTGTTCAAGCCGTCACAAGTGACACCCGTAACAGCAGTCATGCTGGCAGAGATCTACGAGAAGGCCGGAGCTCCGGAGGGACTGTTCAATGTTGTGCAGGGCAGACAGGAGACCGGCAGCCTTCTCTGCCACCACCCTGACGTGGCCAAGGTGTCCTTCACTGGGAGTGTGTCCACAGGCAAGAAG ATTATGGAGATGGCATCCAAGGGGGTGAAACCCGTGACTCTGGAGCTCGGGGGAAAATCTCCCCTGCTCATATTCCAGGACAGCGATCTGGAGAACCCTGTGCGAGGAGCTCTCATGGCCAATTTCCTGTCCCAAGGCCAG GTCTGCAGCAATGGGACGAGGGTCTATGTTCAGAAGGATATTTTGGCAGAGTTCGTGGACAGGGTGGTGAAGAGGACCCAGGCGATTGAGATAGGCGACCCGCTGTTAGAGAGCACCCGGATGGGAGCACTGGTCAGCCAGCCACATCTAGAAAAAGTCCTGTCCTATGTTGATCAGGCCAAGAAAGAG GGAGCCACAGTGTTGTGTGGAGGTGAACATTTTGTCCCATCAGACCCCAAACTCAAAGGTGGATACTACATGACTCCATGTGTGTTGG GCGACTGCACAGACGAGATGAGCTGTGTGAAGGAGGAGATCTTCGGTCCCGTCATGTCCGTGTTGTCCTTTGAAACGGAAGAGGAAGTGCTGCAGAGAGCCAACAACACCACCTTGGGTCTTGCTGCAGGGGTTTTCACCAA GGACGTGAATCGGGCCCATCGTGTGGTCGAACACCTCAAGGCAGGTTCCTGTTTCATCAATAACTACAACATCACCCCCGTCGAGGTTCCCTTCGGAGGCTTCAAAATGTCAG GCATAGGACGGGAGAACGGCCAGGTGACCATTGAGTACTACTCCCAGCTGAAGACTGTGTACGTGGAGATGGGAGACGTGGACAGTCTCTTctag
- the zte38 gene encoding zebrafish testis-expressed 38 isoform X1, whose amino-acid sequence MAAAKMCLRKNKEETAEWTGLFLSDLRTKHESLVFVKRMIAVAVSSITYLRGIFPEDAYRSRYLEDLCVKVLHEDCNSPGASKVVKWMMGCFDALEKQYLQIVFIGVYTNPDEPNCIIESYQFKFKYTGKGPQMDILRNDDVEMQVTLEDTKRASVLLIRKLFLLMQNLDALPKNVYLTMKLYYYDDITPADYQPPGFKEGECDSLWFEGMAVHFKLGEVQTAFHSLRFHVSAEQGRLEKLQEGNKLREIKQVTNRNPPEKVTVKAPRKKIYNEEDLPSEDESAQFKKPTRPVAKRRAADKNLARKKRRV is encoded by the exons ATGGCAGCAGCGAAGATGTGCCTCAGGAAGAACAAGGAGGAAACTGCGGAG tGGACAGGACTGTTCCTGAGCGACCTGAGAACCAAGCACGAGTCCCTCGTCTTCGTCAAGAGGATGATCGCCGTGGCAGTCTCCTCCATCACCTACCTCCGGGGCATCTTCCCGGAGGACGCCTACAGGTCCAGATATCTGGAAG ATTTGTGCGTCAAAGTTTTACATGAGGACTGCAACAGTCCTGGCGCCAGCAAAGTCGTGAAATG GATGATGGGCTGCTTTGACGCCTTAGAGAAGCAGTAT CTCCAGATTGTGTTCATTGGG GTGTACACCAATCCAGATGAACCCAAT tGCATTATTGAGTCCTACcagttcaaattcaaatacacTGGGAAGGGACCACAGATGGACATACTCAG GAACGATGACGTGGAGATGCAGGTGACGTTGGAGGACACCAAGAGGGCCTCGGTGCTGCTCATCAGGAAGCTCTTCCTGCTCATGCAGAACCTGGATGCCCTTCCCAAAAATGTCTACCTCACCATGAAGCTCTACTACTAtgatgaca TCACTCCTGCTGACTACCAACCACCAGGCTTCAAGGAGGGTGAGtgtgacagtctgtggtttgaaGGCATGGCCGTGCACTTCAAGTTGGGCGAGGTGCAGACGGCGTTCCACAGCCTCCGATTCCATGTGTCGGCCGAACAAGGTCGACTGGAGAAGCTTCAGGAAGGGAACAAACTGAGAGAAATCAAGCAGGTTACCAATAGAAATCCTCCAGAGAAGGTAACGGTCAAG GCTCCTCGTAAGAAAATATACAACGAAGAGGATCTACCCTCTGAAGACG AGTCTGCACAGTTCAAGAAACCCACCAGACCTGTGGCAAAG AGACGTGCAGCTGATAAAAACCTggcgaggaagaaaagaagagtttAG
- the zte38 gene encoding zebrafish testis-expressed 38 isoform X2, which translates to MAAAKMCLRKNKEETAEWTGLFLSDLRTKHESLVFVKRMIAVAVSSITYLRGIFPEDAYRSRYLEDLCVKVLHEDCNSPGASKVVKWMMGCFDALEKQYLQIVFIGVYTNPDEPNCIIESYQFKFKYTGKGPQMDILRNDDVEMQVTLEDTKRASVLLIRKLFLLMQNLDALPKNVYLTMKLYYYDDITPADYQPPGFKEGECDSLWFEGMAVHFKLGEVQTAFHSLRFHVSAEQGRLEKLQEGNKLREIKQVTNRNPPEKAPRKKIYNEEDLPSEDESAQFKKPTRPVAKRRAADKNLARKKRRV; encoded by the exons ATGGCAGCAGCGAAGATGTGCCTCAGGAAGAACAAGGAGGAAACTGCGGAG tGGACAGGACTGTTCCTGAGCGACCTGAGAACCAAGCACGAGTCCCTCGTCTTCGTCAAGAGGATGATCGCCGTGGCAGTCTCCTCCATCACCTACCTCCGGGGCATCTTCCCGGAGGACGCCTACAGGTCCAGATATCTGGAAG ATTTGTGCGTCAAAGTTTTACATGAGGACTGCAACAGTCCTGGCGCCAGCAAAGTCGTGAAATG GATGATGGGCTGCTTTGACGCCTTAGAGAAGCAGTAT CTCCAGATTGTGTTCATTGGG GTGTACACCAATCCAGATGAACCCAAT tGCATTATTGAGTCCTACcagttcaaattcaaatacacTGGGAAGGGACCACAGATGGACATACTCAG GAACGATGACGTGGAGATGCAGGTGACGTTGGAGGACACCAAGAGGGCCTCGGTGCTGCTCATCAGGAAGCTCTTCCTGCTCATGCAGAACCTGGATGCCCTTCCCAAAAATGTCTACCTCACCATGAAGCTCTACTACTAtgatgaca TCACTCCTGCTGACTACCAACCACCAGGCTTCAAGGAGGGTGAGtgtgacagtctgtggtttgaaGGCATGGCCGTGCACTTCAAGTTGGGCGAGGTGCAGACGGCGTTCCACAGCCTCCGATTCCATGTGTCGGCCGAACAAGGTCGACTGGAGAAGCTTCAGGAAGGGAACAAACTGAGAGAAATCAAGCAGGTTACCAATAGAAATCCTCCAGAGAAG GCTCCTCGTAAGAAAATATACAACGAAGAGGATCTACCCTCTGAAGACG AGTCTGCACAGTTCAAGAAACCCACCAGACCTGTGGCAAAG AGACGTGCAGCTGATAAAAACCTggcgaggaagaaaagaagagtttAG
- the zte38 gene encoding zebrafish testis-expressed 38 isoform X3 — protein sequence MIAVAVSSITYLRGIFPEDAYRSRYLEDLCVKVLHEDCNSPGASKVVKWMMGCFDALEKQYLQIVFIGVYTNPDEPNCIIESYQFKFKYTGKGPQMDILRNDDVEMQVTLEDTKRASVLLIRKLFLLMQNLDALPKNVYLTMKLYYYDDITPADYQPPGFKEGECDSLWFEGMAVHFKLGEVQTAFHSLRFHVSAEQGRLEKLQEGNKLREIKQVTNRNPPEKVTVKAPRKKIYNEEDLPSEDESAQFKKPTRPVAKRRAADKNLARKKRRV from the exons ATGATCGCCGTGGCAGTCTCCTCCATCACCTACCTCCGGGGCATCTTCCCGGAGGACGCCTACAGGTCCAGATATCTGGAAG ATTTGTGCGTCAAAGTTTTACATGAGGACTGCAACAGTCCTGGCGCCAGCAAAGTCGTGAAATG GATGATGGGCTGCTTTGACGCCTTAGAGAAGCAGTAT CTCCAGATTGTGTTCATTGGG GTGTACACCAATCCAGATGAACCCAAT tGCATTATTGAGTCCTACcagttcaaattcaaatacacTGGGAAGGGACCACAGATGGACATACTCAG GAACGATGACGTGGAGATGCAGGTGACGTTGGAGGACACCAAGAGGGCCTCGGTGCTGCTCATCAGGAAGCTCTTCCTGCTCATGCAGAACCTGGATGCCCTTCCCAAAAATGTCTACCTCACCATGAAGCTCTACTACTAtgatgaca TCACTCCTGCTGACTACCAACCACCAGGCTTCAAGGAGGGTGAGtgtgacagtctgtggtttgaaGGCATGGCCGTGCACTTCAAGTTGGGCGAGGTGCAGACGGCGTTCCACAGCCTCCGATTCCATGTGTCGGCCGAACAAGGTCGACTGGAGAAGCTTCAGGAAGGGAACAAACTGAGAGAAATCAAGCAGGTTACCAATAGAAATCCTCCAGAGAAGGTAACGGTCAAG GCTCCTCGTAAGAAAATATACAACGAAGAGGATCTACCCTCTGAAGACG AGTCTGCACAGTTCAAGAAACCCACCAGACCTGTGGCAAAG AGACGTGCAGCTGATAAAAACCTggcgaggaagaaaagaagagtttAG